The Bacillus xiapuensis genome window below encodes:
- a CDS encoding peptidylprolyl isomerase yields MNYPQLTTEVKNNEKVVVMQTTMGEIKIKLFPEHAPKAVENFITHSKNGYYDGLIFHRVIKDFMIQGGDPQGTGMGGESIYGEPFEDEFSRELFNFRGALSMANAGPNTNGSQFFIVQNSQMDPGFKEQMEQAGYPQEVTDFYMENGGTPWLDFRHTVFGHVIEGLEIVDAIANAPTGAQDKPQEDIKIETITVQE; encoded by the coding sequence ATGAATTATCCTCAATTGACCACAGAAGTGAAGAACAACGAAAAAGTCGTTGTCATGCAAACAACTATGGGAGAGATCAAGATCAAACTTTTCCCTGAGCATGCGCCGAAGGCAGTAGAAAACTTCATTACTCACAGCAAAAACGGTTATTATGATGGCTTGATTTTTCACCGGGTCATTAAAGACTTTATGATCCAAGGCGGAGATCCTCAAGGAACAGGCATGGGGGGAGAAAGCATTTACGGCGAGCCGTTTGAAGATGAGTTCTCCCGCGAGCTTTTTAACTTCCGCGGGGCGTTATCCATGGCGAACGCCGGGCCGAACACAAATGGAAGCCAATTCTTTATTGTGCAGAACAGCCAGATGGACCCAGGCTTTAAAGAGCAGATGGAACAGGCGGGCTATCCGCAAGAAGTAACTGATTTCTACATGGAAAATGGCGGCACACCGTGGCTGGATTTCCGTCATACCGTCTTTGGCCACGTCATTGAAGGCTTAGAGATTGTCGATGCCATCGCTAATGCGCCAACAGGTGCGCAAGATAAGCCGCAGGAAGATATCAAGATTGAAACCATTACGGTACAGGAATAA
- a CDS encoding kinase-associated lipoprotein B, whose protein sequence is MTTGDIVTAFYKSGKYIGEITAIHPEHYTVKILAVLRHPAQGDLHHPNEANVPFFHERKALAFCEQANIPAKTVQPFRGEIPDYFETLRDAADKLKSKLQQKDTPFARKSMAALESVQREYELMYGSRWK, encoded by the coding sequence ATGACTACTGGTGATATCGTTACAGCTTTTTATAAATCAGGGAAATATATCGGAGAAATCACCGCGATCCATCCTGAGCATTACACTGTCAAAATACTGGCCGTCCTGCGCCATCCGGCTCAAGGGGACCTGCACCATCCCAACGAAGCGAACGTGCCGTTTTTCCACGAAAGAAAGGCGCTGGCTTTTTGCGAGCAGGCCAATATTCCGGCTAAAACCGTTCAGCCTTTCAGAGGAGAAATCCCCGATTACTTCGAAACGCTGAGAGATGCTGCTGACAAACTGAAAAGCAAATTGCAGCAGAAAGACACCCCGTTTGCCCGCAAAAGCATGGCAGCGCTGGAATCCGTGCAAAGAGAATACGAGCTCATGTACGGTTCCCGCTGGAAGTAA
- the kapD gene encoding 3'-5' exonuclease KapD has protein sequence MVKRRLIFIDFEFSMADAHMDYAGFYPEIIEAGIVVAEQGAIVETYSSYITPRAFPKLTDRCKRFLKITQAQVDDGQPLAGLVTLLSGLNQSEQDQIITWGNMDMKVLRRNCEKAQLTFPLKGMFVDLSMEYKKFFGDRNQTGLWDAVEEYGKEGTGRHHRALDDALTTYHIYNLVEKDKKYMEKSEPPKIGDLVDFSKLFDQMA, from the coding sequence ATAGTGAAACGAAGGTTGATATTTATTGATTTTGAGTTTTCTATGGCGGATGCTCATATGGATTATGCCGGTTTTTATCCAGAAATTATTGAAGCGGGCATCGTGGTAGCAGAGCAAGGAGCCATAGTAGAAACTTATTCTTCCTATATTACACCGCGTGCATTTCCAAAGCTCACCGATCGCTGCAAGCGTTTTCTTAAAATCACGCAAGCGCAAGTGGATGATGGGCAGCCTTTAGCGGGCTTGGTCACGCTGCTCTCAGGATTAAATCAATCAGAGCAAGATCAAATTATTACATGGGGCAACATGGATATGAAAGTGCTGAGGAGAAATTGCGAGAAAGCCCAGCTGACGTTTCCTTTGAAAGGGATGTTTGTGGACTTATCGATGGAATATAAAAAATTCTTTGGTGACAGAAATCAAACGGGGCTGTGGGATGCGGTTGAAGAATACGGAAAAGAAGGGACAGGCCGGCATCACCGGGCGCTCGATGATGCGCTGACGACCTATCATATTTATAATCTTGTTGAAAAGGACAAGAAATACATGGAGAAATCCGAGCCGCCGAAGATTGGCGACCTTGTGGATTTTTCCAAGCTCTTTGACCAAATGGCTTAA
- a CDS encoding transglycosylase domain-containing protein, with translation MRTVFGYMLVVLFLPVAVLLFYFANEEAHKVRSFDEVVEEKIIIQDVQLPQASKIVDRNGQPYLEIQKPYRIVVDGKQIPPFLKEVFLQSEDKHFYEHSGVDAAAVMRAVLANAKSDKIEQGASTITQQLARNIYLSHERTLVRKLSEVLYAYQLEKRLSKDEILNLYLNTIYFNNNVYGVEAAARFYFQKPVNKLSKAEMAFIATIPNNPNLYDPTRNFENAKKRQERLIDIMAREKIVTAQEAEAIKKEPIKLNVRDRIDKFENYSTYVEAELKDLIAHSDGFAEQMRKASGEQKIQIDHKLNARVEKVLSSGVTVHTALDPAMQNKTTSAVSSVLGYSSAEGAAAVVKNNTREIVALSGGKDFDKTEFNRSFQAYRHPGSTIKPLLDFGPYVETTGAGPNSMISADKYCSRPDYCPQNYGGREYGMVTLQKALANSYNTSALRVFMKAGPETAFSYLKKFDFARLTANDVLPSEHSRALGSFDVGVSTLEMTGAYTSFINGKYVKPRAIQKVTDRQGKVLYEWKDESKRIWSPSTTNTMRTMLSAVIRSGTGKKANPGTAYAGGKTGTSQEVRDLWFAGLTDQYTASVWVGKDQKGNVSHLERYGPQLLIWRRIMQ, from the coding sequence ATGAGAACGGTTTTTGGTTATATGTTAGTAGTTTTATTCCTTCCTGTAGCTGTGCTTTTATTTTACTTCGCTAATGAAGAAGCACATAAAGTTAGGAGCTTTGACGAGGTAGTGGAAGAGAAGATCATTATTCAAGACGTCCAGCTTCCCCAGGCAAGCAAGATTGTGGATCGCAACGGGCAGCCTTATTTAGAGATTCAAAAGCCCTATCGTATTGTAGTCGATGGCAAGCAGATCCCCCCATTTCTAAAAGAAGTCTTTCTCCAATCGGAAGATAAGCATTTCTATGAGCATTCTGGCGTGGACGCGGCAGCTGTGATGCGCGCCGTATTGGCTAACGCAAAATCCGATAAGATTGAACAGGGAGCGAGCACGATCACACAGCAGCTGGCCCGCAATATTTACTTATCTCACGAGCGCACCCTTGTCCGCAAACTGTCTGAGGTGCTATATGCCTATCAATTGGAAAAAAGGCTGTCTAAGGATGAAATTTTGAATTTGTACTTAAACACCATCTATTTCAATAACAATGTATATGGCGTGGAAGCGGCAGCCCGGTTTTATTTCCAAAAGCCAGTGAATAAGCTGTCAAAAGCGGAAATGGCTTTCATAGCCACTATTCCGAACAATCCCAATCTCTATGATCCTACCCGCAATTTTGAAAATGCGAAGAAGCGGCAGGAGCGGCTTATTGATATCATGGCAAGGGAAAAAATAGTCACTGCCCAAGAAGCGGAAGCCATCAAAAAAGAACCGATTAAGCTAAACGTAAGGGACCGCATAGACAAATTCGAAAACTATTCCACTTATGTGGAAGCGGAATTGAAAGACTTGATCGCTCATTCAGATGGATTTGCAGAGCAGATGAGAAAGGCCAGCGGAGAACAGAAAATCCAAATCGATCATAAGCTCAATGCCCGTGTAGAGAAAGTCCTGTCATCTGGCGTAACCGTCCATACAGCGCTCGACCCGGCGATGCAAAATAAAACAACAAGTGCAGTGAGTTCCGTACTCGGATACAGTTCGGCCGAAGGAGCAGCCGCCGTGGTAAAAAATAACACGAGGGAAATTGTCGCCTTATCGGGCGGAAAGGACTTCGATAAAACGGAGTTTAACCGCAGTTTCCAAGCCTACCGTCATCCGGGTTCCACCATTAAGCCGCTATTGGATTTTGGCCCTTATGTTGAAACAACCGGGGCGGGTCCAAACAGTATGATAAGCGCTGACAAATATTGCTCGCGCCCTGACTATTGTCCGCAAAACTACGGCGGCAGGGAATATGGCATGGTCACGCTGCAAAAGGCGCTGGCAAACTCTTATAACACATCAGCGCTGCGAGTATTTATGAAAGCTGGACCAGAAACAGCCTTTTCATATTTAAAGAAGTTTGATTTTGCTAGACTAACAGCAAATGACGTGCTGCCATCTGAACATTCTCGAGCCCTTGGAAGCTTTGACGTAGGAGTGTCAACATTGGAAATGACAGGCGCCTACACTTCCTTTATTAACGGCAAATATGTCAAGCCTCGAGCGATTCAAAAAGTCACAGATCGCCAAGGCAAAGTGCTCTATGAGTGGAAGGATGAAAGCAAAAGAATTTGGTCGCCATCCACCACCAACACGATGCGCACAATGCTATCTGCCGTCATTCGCTCCGGAACAGGAAAAAAAGCCAATCCCGGCACCGCTTATGCCGGCGGAAAAACAGGAACAAGCCAGGAAGTGCGCGACCTCTGGTTTGCCGGCTTAACTGATCAGTACACAGCGAGCGTCTGGGTTGGAAAAGATCAAAAAGGCAACGTCAGCCACCTGGAAAGATACGGACCGCAGCTGCTCATTTGGCGCCGGATTATGCAATAG
- a CDS encoding dihydrolipoamide acetyltransferase family protein, with protein MSETIIMPKLGMTMTEGSVTEWYKEVGEAVEKGESVLAISSEKLNQDIEAPISGVLLKKYAEAGEELEIGAPLAVIGQKEEDVPASISEISNQSDQQDDTGADQEEMSEEQASEKASPKPTSKRVFITPLARKMVQREQLDITKITGTGGNGRITKRDVLRALEEGAAQQTEPQVAQPVTAADKIGEGLSPMRKAIARNMRESLAQTAQLTLHRKVCADDLINFQKTLRQELATNEVDVKLTLTVLLARAAVLALREMKQMNAHYVNGQLTEYDEVHLGIATALPDGLVVPVIHNAHQKTIGDLARTMAEVTNKARSGQAGSDILSGSTFTISNLGASDIEYFTPILNKPETGILGIGSFQEELSLAQDGTVKKVNKIPLSLTFDHQILDGAAAAQFLRILAKYIESPYLLIL; from the coding sequence ATGAGTGAAACCATTATCATGCCGAAATTAGGAATGACGATGACAGAAGGAAGCGTGACGGAATGGTATAAAGAAGTGGGGGAAGCAGTTGAAAAAGGAGAGTCTGTTTTAGCGATTAGTTCGGAAAAATTAAACCAAGATATTGAAGCGCCTATTTCAGGTGTCTTGTTAAAAAAATACGCGGAGGCAGGGGAAGAATTAGAAATTGGGGCTCCCTTGGCCGTTATTGGACAAAAAGAAGAAGACGTTCCCGCCTCCATTAGTGAAATAAGTAATCAAAGTGATCAGCAGGACGATACGGGAGCAGACCAAGAAGAGATGTCTGAAGAACAAGCTTCCGAAAAGGCTTCTCCCAAACCGACAAGTAAACGCGTCTTTATCACGCCATTAGCAAGAAAAATGGTGCAGCGAGAACAGTTAGATATAACCAAAATAACTGGTACAGGAGGCAATGGCCGGATTACAAAACGTGATGTGCTAAGAGCGCTAGAAGAAGGAGCGGCTCAACAGACAGAGCCGCAAGTTGCTCAACCAGTGACAGCCGCTGACAAAATTGGAGAGGGATTATCTCCAATGCGCAAAGCCATTGCACGGAACATGCGTGAAAGTTTAGCGCAAACAGCTCAATTGACCCTTCATCGCAAAGTATGTGCAGACGATTTAATCAACTTTCAAAAGACATTGCGGCAAGAACTTGCAACAAACGAAGTAGATGTGAAATTGACATTAACAGTATTACTTGCACGTGCAGCGGTTCTCGCTTTACGAGAGATGAAGCAGATGAATGCTCATTATGTCAATGGTCAGTTAACGGAATATGATGAAGTGCATTTAGGAATTGCGACAGCACTTCCAGATGGGCTTGTCGTTCCTGTCATTCATAATGCTCATCAAAAGACAATTGGCGATTTAGCAAGAACGATGGCAGAAGTGACAAATAAAGCGCGCAGCGGACAAGCCGGCAGCGATATTTTGTCCGGCTCTACTTTTACGATTTCGAATCTTGGAGCGAGTGACATTGAATATTTCACTCCGATTTTAAATAAACCTGAAACAGGTATTTTAGGAATTGGTTCTTTCCAAGAAGAACTATCACTAGCTCAAGACGGCACGGTGAAAAAAGTGAACAAAATACCATTAAGTTTAACGTTTGATCATCAAATTTTGGATGGTGCAGCGGCTGCACAATTCTTAAGGATATTAGCAAAATATATTGAGTCTCCCTATTTGCTAATTTTATAA
- a CDS encoding alpha-ketoacid dehydrogenase subunit beta, producing the protein MTERKVTFMMAITEAMAQAMRRDENVILIGTDVAGGAEVDHLVHDDGRYDDAFGGVFGLSKGLVTEFGRKRVIDTPIAEHGYFSIAVGAAATGLRPIAELMFNDFIGFALDPILNQGAKMRYMFGGKAKIPLTVRTVHGAGAGAAAQHSQTLYGMFGSIPGVKVVVPSNPYDAKGLMLAAIEEDNVVVFSEDKMLYGLKGEVPEGYYTVEIGKANVRREGTDLTIVAIGKMVQVAEEVAERLAKIHISAEVIDLRTVAPWDEETVLASVKKTGRLIVIDESNPHNNTATDIASVVADQAFDYLDGPIKTVCAPNTPVPFAANLERAYIPDADKVWRVAEELITDLK; encoded by the coding sequence ATGACAGAACGAAAAGTAACTTTTATGATGGCTATTACAGAAGCGATGGCACAGGCGATGCGCCGGGATGAAAATGTCATCCTGATCGGAACAGATGTAGCTGGCGGTGCAGAAGTAGATCATTTAGTACATGATGATGGACGTTATGATGATGCATTTGGCGGTGTATTTGGTTTAAGTAAAGGATTGGTTACAGAGTTTGGAAGAAAACGCGTCATTGATACACCGATTGCAGAACATGGTTACTTTAGCATTGCAGTGGGTGCTGCTGCGACAGGATTGCGTCCGATCGCAGAATTAATGTTCAATGATTTTATCGGCTTTGCACTGGATCCGATCTTAAACCAAGGAGCGAAAATGCGTTATATGTTCGGAGGAAAGGCAAAAATCCCACTCACTGTAAGGACAGTACACGGTGCAGGAGCAGGAGCAGCTGCCCAGCACTCCCAAACACTGTATGGCATGTTCGGTTCGATTCCTGGTGTGAAAGTCGTCGTGCCGTCGAATCCATATGATGCAAAAGGATTGATGCTAGCGGCGATTGAAGAGGATAACGTCGTTGTCTTTTCAGAAGACAAAATGCTTTATGGCCTGAAAGGGGAAGTGCCTGAGGGCTATTATACAGTTGAAATTGGGAAAGCGAATGTCCGGCGTGAAGGAACAGATTTAACGATTGTAGCGATTGGAAAAATGGTTCAAGTGGCGGAAGAAGTTGCAGAGCGTTTAGCGAAAATTCATATTTCTGCTGAAGTGATTGATTTAAGAACAGTAGCACCATGGGATGAAGAAACCGTATTGGCATCTGTTAAGAAAACGGGGCGTCTCATCGTTATTGACGAATCAAATCCGCATAACAATACGGCGACCGACATTGCTTCTGTCGTAGCAGACCAAGCGTTTGACTATTTAGACGGTCCAATTAAAACGGTTTGTGCGCCCAATACACCTGTTCCTTTTGCAGCAAATTTAGAAAGAGCGTATATTCCAGATGCTGACAAAGTATGGCGTGTCGCTGAAGAATTGATTACAGATTTAAAATAA
- a CDS encoding thiamine pyrophosphate-dependent dehydrogenase E1 component subunit alpha, with protein sequence MDQQTALWAYKTMNEIRFFEEAVHRIFSQGLIPGFVHLYAGEEAVATGVMALLDDNDYITSTHRGHGHAIAKGCDLNGMMAEIMGKKDGLGGGKGGSMHVADIDKGMLGANGIVAGGFGLAAGAALTIQTLGKDQVAVCFFGDGASNEGLFHEVLNMASILSLPVLFVCENNQFGEATPFRYASASETVAERAAAYNMPGVRVDGMDLIAVYKAAQEAIERAKAGQGPTLIECDTYRHYGHFEGDEQKYKTIDDPNRDRDPIPEFRQLAIEKGWMTEEDANEIEKQAEKAIEEAIAFGEASPLPDESSLYEDIFA encoded by the coding sequence ATGGACCAACAAACAGCATTATGGGCTTATAAAACAATGAATGAAATTCGCTTTTTTGAAGAAGCCGTTCATCGAATTTTTAGTCAAGGGCTCATCCCGGGTTTCGTACATTTATATGCAGGAGAAGAAGCGGTAGCGACAGGAGTCATGGCGCTGCTTGATGATAATGATTATATTACGAGTACGCATCGCGGACACGGCCATGCCATCGCAAAAGGATGCGATTTAAATGGCATGATGGCAGAAATCATGGGTAAAAAAGATGGACTTGGCGGCGGTAAAGGCGGCTCCATGCACGTTGCAGATATCGATAAAGGGATGTTAGGAGCGAATGGCATCGTCGCAGGAGGGTTCGGTCTGGCAGCAGGCGCAGCATTAACGATTCAAACGCTGGGCAAAGATCAAGTGGCTGTTTGTTTCTTCGGAGACGGTGCTTCCAATGAAGGATTGTTCCATGAAGTGTTAAATATGGCGTCTATTTTATCCCTGCCTGTCCTCTTTGTTTGTGAAAATAACCAATTTGGTGAAGCGACGCCGTTTCGTTATGCTAGTGCGTCCGAAACGGTGGCTGAACGGGCAGCCGCTTACAATATGCCGGGAGTGCGTGTTGACGGGATGGATTTAATAGCGGTCTATAAAGCAGCACAAGAAGCAATTGAACGAGCGAAAGCCGGACAAGGCCCGACGTTAATTGAATGTGATACGTACCGTCACTACGGCCATTTTGAAGGAGACGAGCAAAAATATAAAACAATCGACGATCCGAACCGAGACCGTGATCCAATTCCTGAGTTCCGCCAGTTAGCAATTGAAAAGGGGTGGATGACGGAAGAAGATGCAAATGAAATTGAAAAACAAGCGGAAAAAGCGATTGAAGAAGCAATTGCTTTTGGTGAAGCAAGCCCATTACCGGATGAATCATCATTATACGAAGACATTTTTGCTTAA
- the lpdA gene encoding dihydrolipoyl dehydrogenase: MKTYDLIVIGAGPGGYVAAIRAAQLGQKVALIEKDQVGGTCLNVGCIPSKTLLKHSAVVEEIERANAWGIRTGQVDIDFSALMKRKDAVVQTLISGVQHLLKKNGITLYRGTARVQKNRVVTIGEEQIKTRHLLLATGSRPFIPPIKGLEQVQYLTTDTFFQLTQLPKSLAIIGGGVIAVELAFAMAPLGTKVTLIEVASDLLLTEDPDARKIIRKELKKRKVDIITQAQIVEVKQGHVVLENNEIPFDQLLVAAGRQPNLELAEALRLQKDGKYVAVNERYETSEPQVYAVGDLIGGFQLAHAASAEALVAVHAMHGEAVKPLEQTAIPRCVYTHPEIASFGYSEQEAREAGYDITVSNVPLSGNGKAIAMGDTAGFVKIISNQQYGEILGAVIVGVGATELIGQVLALKHAEGTVEELAAVIQAHPTVSEAIGESANATFQRAIHL; encoded by the coding sequence ATGAAAACGTATGATCTCATCGTTATTGGAGCTGGTCCCGGCGGTTATGTAGCCGCCATTCGAGCAGCTCAATTAGGTCAAAAAGTTGCCTTGATCGAAAAAGATCAAGTCGGCGGTACTTGTTTAAATGTCGGTTGTATCCCGTCTAAAACGTTATTAAAGCATAGTGCAGTTGTTGAAGAAATTGAACGGGCCAATGCGTGGGGCATTCGAACAGGCCAAGTAGATATTGATTTTTCTGCACTGATGAAACGGAAAGATGCGGTCGTCCAAACATTAATAAGCGGTGTGCAGCATCTATTGAAGAAGAACGGTATTACGCTTTACAGAGGAACGGCGAGAGTCCAAAAAAATCGTGTCGTTACAATTGGAGAAGAACAGATTAAAACACGGCATCTTCTGTTAGCAACAGGAAGCCGTCCATTCATCCCGCCTATTAAAGGATTGGAGCAAGTCCAATATTTAACGACAGATACGTTTTTTCAGCTCACGCAATTGCCGAAATCCTTAGCCATAATTGGGGGCGGTGTCATTGCGGTTGAACTGGCGTTTGCCATGGCACCCCTTGGCACAAAAGTAACATTGATTGAAGTGGCATCGGATCTTTTGTTAACAGAAGACCCTGATGCGAGAAAAATCATTAGAAAGGAATTAAAGAAACGAAAAGTAGATATTATCACGCAGGCACAAATCGTGGAAGTGAAACAAGGACATGTCGTGTTGGAAAACAACGAGATACCATTCGATCAATTATTAGTCGCAGCTGGCCGGCAACCGAATCTTGAACTGGCAGAAGCTCTGCGACTACAGAAGGATGGAAAGTATGTCGCGGTGAATGAACGCTATGAAACGAGCGAGCCGCAAGTATATGCAGTAGGAGACTTAATTGGTGGCTTTCAATTAGCCCATGCAGCGAGTGCAGAAGCGTTAGTCGCCGTACATGCTATGCATGGAGAAGCTGTTAAACCGCTTGAGCAAACAGCGATTCCTCGCTGTGTGTATACGCATCCTGAAATCGCTTCCTTCGGATACAGCGAACAAGAAGCACGGGAAGCGGGATATGACATAACCGTTTCCAATGTTCCTCTTAGTGGCAATGGCAAGGCGATTGCAATGGGTGACACGGCGGGATTTGTCAAAATCATTTCAAATCAGCAATATGGGGAGATTCTTGGTGCGGTCATTGTTGGTGTTGGTGCAACGGAACTGATCGGTCAAGTGCTAGCATTAAAGCATGCGGAAGGCACGGTGGAAGAACTTGCTGCAGTCATTCAAGCACATCCAACCGTTTCAGAAGCCATTGGAGAAAGTGCGAATGCAACTTTTCAGCGAGCGATTCATCTATAA
- a CDS encoding sigma-54-dependent Fis family transcriptional regulator gives MNLIVKKVIDESQQFNLSTKSAWMYYLERGQLTEDRIRSEILNSWAHSKELGVNPYQQQISEMIDPNELMKRREQNEQLLTLASPKIASLYNFLQESKTVLSLTDQYGTIIQTKGEPGTIKRAETLNIYDGGTWSEQSAGTNAVGVTLKTKRPVQVFFSEHFCEKNHQWYCVAAPILAPFTNELVGIVNISGDNPNMHRHTLGLIIAEANNTANTVLRSFFHQAVKEHLFLQMALEQVGEAVWIVDGTNNIVNRNRVAKEHIIFSSIQTIEELEPLAHLLSIVKKERRMLKEEVMVIKQRKKLICSIHPVEVQGRYMGAVLFLKEQGHLPSPARAERKMPASSTRYTFQQMIGESQAMKRTISLAKKAASIDVPLFLTGETGTGKELFAQSIHAASTRCRGPFVAINCGAIPPSLVESELFGYEAGAFTGAKSKGQAGKFELAQNGTIFLDEIAELPLTAQVQLLRVLEERVVTRIGGNQPIPLDIRVIAATHKNLHQAVQEGMFRADLYYRLRVIELAIPPLRERASDIPIFIRKWMQHMSASFGKQQVHISPEAMQALTAYSWPGNVRELKNVMQQTLFQMEGDHLTLIDLPAVVQKALSPEQEREEAQLIEALKSTNGNITKAADLLQISRATMYRKIKKFSITEEDWLQP, from the coding sequence GTGAATCTAATTGTCAAAAAAGTGATCGATGAATCTCAGCAGTTTAACCTTTCTACAAAATCGGCTTGGATGTACTATTTGGAAAGGGGACAACTTACAGAAGATAGGATTCGTTCAGAAATCCTCAATTCATGGGCACATTCCAAAGAACTCGGTGTTAACCCTTATCAGCAGCAAATTAGCGAAATGATCGATCCAAACGAACTGATGAAACGCCGTGAACAAAACGAACAATTGTTAACGCTTGCATCACCTAAAATAGCAAGTTTATATAATTTTTTACAAGAATCAAAAACGGTGCTCTCGTTAACCGATCAGTATGGGACAATCATTCAAACGAAAGGCGAACCGGGAACAATTAAGCGAGCTGAGACACTGAATATATATGATGGCGGTACGTGGAGTGAACAATCTGCAGGAACGAATGCTGTTGGGGTGACGTTAAAAACGAAACGTCCTGTACAAGTGTTTTTTTCAGAGCATTTTTGTGAAAAAAATCATCAGTGGTATTGCGTGGCTGCCCCCATTTTAGCCCCGTTTACGAATGAATTGGTAGGCATTGTCAATATTTCAGGCGACAACCCGAATATGCATCGCCACACGCTCGGTCTTATCATTGCCGAAGCAAACAATACTGCGAATACTGTGTTGCGCAGTTTTTTTCATCAGGCTGTCAAAGAACATTTATTTTTACAAATGGCGTTGGAACAAGTGGGCGAAGCGGTTTGGATCGTGGATGGAACAAATAATATCGTCAATCGCAATCGAGTGGCAAAAGAGCACATAATCTTCAGTTCTATACAGACAATTGAAGAGCTTGAACCGCTAGCTCACTTATTGTCAATTGTTAAAAAAGAACGGCGTATGTTAAAAGAAGAAGTAATGGTGATTAAACAGCGAAAAAAGCTGATTTGTTCCATTCATCCAGTCGAAGTGCAAGGACGATACATGGGGGCAGTCCTCTTTTTAAAAGAGCAGGGGCATCTTCCATCACCAGCAAGAGCAGAGAGAAAAATGCCTGCCTCCTCTACCCGTTATACATTTCAACAAATGATTGGTGAGTCGCAAGCTATGAAAAGAACGATCAGCTTAGCGAAAAAAGCGGCTAGCATAGATGTACCCCTCTTTTTAACTGGTGAAACGGGCACAGGGAAGGAATTGTTCGCCCAATCCATTCATGCGGCAAGTACTCGTTGCCGCGGACCTTTTGTGGCGATAAATTGTGGAGCCATTCCGCCAAGTCTAGTTGAAAGTGAGCTATTCGGATATGAGGCAGGAGCCTTTACAGGGGCTAAGTCGAAAGGTCAAGCCGGAAAATTTGAATTAGCACAAAATGGCACTATTTTTTTAGATGAAATTGCTGAGTTGCCATTGACCGCTCAAGTTCAATTATTGCGTGTGCTAGAAGAACGGGTTGTGACAAGAATCGGCGGTAATCAGCCGATTCCATTAGATATCCGGGTTATTGCAGCGACGCATAAAAATTTACATCAAGCGGTGCAGGAAGGCATGTTTCGGGCCGATTTATATTACCGGCTGCGTGTCATTGAACTGGCCATTCCCCCTTTAAGAGAGCGGGCTTCTGACATTCCGATATTCATTCGGAAATGGATGCAACACATGAGTGCTTCGTTTGGAAAACAACAAGTTCATATCTCACCGGAAGCCATGCAAGCGCTGACTGCTTATTCATGGCCAGGCAATGTGCGAGAGCTAAAAAATGTGATGCAGCAAACCCTTTTTCAGATGGAAGGAGACCACTTAACGCTTATTGATTTGCCTGCAGTTGTTCAAAAAGCATTATCTCCTGAACAAGAAAGAGAAGAAGCGCAATTAATTGAAGCTTTAAAAAGCACCAATGGAAATATTACTAAAGCAGCGGACTTATTACAAATATCACGTGCCACGATGTATCGGAAAATAAAAAAATTCTCCATAACAGAAGAAGATTGGCTTCAGCCATAA
- a CDS encoding DUF5366 family protein, with amino-acid sequence MKNTYLTGYLPVVSMLLFSLSLSMFTQKIMISLFKKVSLYNGMLEIFTETEVKLTIILALMLLFFMILSTLKVIADTVNQLSLLFFSKDTTGELLLKTRSSSIIFFIGGLLSLISFSSLYGILLIFLVTAVSYFIYSVYRMAANLSTANLIGMISFQVAVWAFFSTMFALAGLKVYNSLLGNLPL; translated from the coding sequence ATGAAAAATACTTACCTGACAGGCTATTTGCCTGTCGTCTCGATGCTATTATTCAGCTTATCCTTATCGATGTTCACCCAGAAAATCATGATCAGTCTCTTTAAAAAAGTGAGCCTATATAACGGAATGCTGGAAATCTTTACGGAGACAGAAGTGAAATTGACGATCATTCTAGCATTAATGCTATTATTCTTTATGATTTTATCGACCTTAAAGGTGATCGCTGATACAGTGAACCAATTGTCCCTTTTATTTTTTTCAAAGGATACGACAGGAGAACTGCTACTGAAAACGAGAAGCAGCTCCATTATTTTCTTTATTGGAGGATTGCTTTCCTTAATTAGCTTCTCTTCCCTTTATGGAATCTTACTTATATTTCTTGTGACAGCTGTTAGTTATTTTATTTATTCTGTGTATAGAATGGCCGCAAATTTATCCACGGCTAATTTAATCGGAATGATCTCTTTTCAAGTAGCGGTTTGGGCTTTTTTCTCCACGATGTTTGCCCTAGCAGGATTAAAGGTTTATAACAGCCTGCTTGGAAACTTGCCTTTATAA